From Etheostoma cragini isolate CJK2018 chromosome 17, CSU_Ecrag_1.0, whole genome shotgun sequence, one genomic window encodes:
- the peli1b gene encoding E3 ubiquitin-protein ligase pellino homolog 1b, whose protein sequence is MYFPEQENISTTASTKVPVKYGELIVLGYNGSLPNGDRGRRKSRFALCKRPKANGVKPSTVHIACSPQAAKAISNKDQHSISFTLSRAQTVVVEYTHDSNTDMFQIGRSTEGPIDFVVTDTVAGSQSNADTQSVQSTISRFACRIMCQRTPPYTARIYAAGFDSSKNIFLGEKAAKWKTLDGQMDGLTTNGVLVMHPRNGFTQDSKPGVWREISVCGNVFTLRETRSAQQRGKMVETESQELVDGSLIDLCGATLLWRTAEGLSRTPTLKHLEALRQEINAARPQCPVGFNTLAFPSMRRKDTPDEKQPWVYLQCGHVHGYHNWGNHREEMEGREGRQRECPMCRAKGPYVPLWLGCEAGFYVDAAPPTHAFNPCGHVCSDKTAAFWSQIPLPHGTHTFHAACPFCAQQLTGEQGYVRLIFQGPLD, encoded by the exons gTACAATGGCTCTCTACCCAACGGGGACCGAGGCCGACGTAAGAGCCGATTTGCACTTTGTAAGAGACCGAAGGCAAACGGGGTGAAACCCAGCACAGTTCACATCGCCTGCTCTCCACAGGCAGCCAAG GCCATAAGCAACAAAGACCAGCACAGCATTTCTTTCACTTTGTCTCGAGCCCAGACGGTGGTGGTGGAGTACACCCATGACAGCAATACAGACATGTTCCAG ATCGGTCGATCAACAGAGGGTCCCATAGACTTTGTAGTGACGGACACGGTGGCTGGCAGCCAGAGTAATGCAGACACCCAGTCAGTCCAGAGCACCATTTCCCGCTTTGCCTGCCGCATCATGTGCCAGCGTACGCCGCCTTACACCGCACGCATCTATGCCGCTGGCTTTGACTCTTCCAAGAACATCTTCCTCGGG GAGAAGGCTGCTAAGTGGAAGACGTTAGATGGTCAAATGGACGGGCTGACCACAAACGGCGTGCTGGTGATGCACCCTCGAAACGGCTTCACCCAGGACTCCAAACCAGGCGTCTGGAGGGAGATCTCAGTCTGTGGCAACGTCTTCACTCTGCGGGAGACCCGCTCAGCACAGCAGCGGGGAAAGATG GTGGAGACTGAGAGTCAGGAGCTGGTCGACGGCTCTCTTATTGACCTATGCGGTGCGACTCTGCTGTGGCGCACCGCTGAAGGCCTGTCACGCACTCCCACCCTCAAACACCTGGAGGCGCTGCGGCAGGAGATCAACGCGGCCCGCCCGCAGTGCCCCGTGGGCTTCAATACGCTGGCCTTCCCCTCCATGCGTCGCAAGGACACGCCGGACGAGAAGCAGCCCTGGGTCTACCTCCAGTGTGGCCACGTGCACGGGTACCACAACTGGGGCAACCACCGCGAGGAGATGGAGGGCCGGGAGGGCCGACAGAGGGAGTGTCCCATGTGTCGAGCTAAAGGGCCATACGTGCCGCTGTGGTTGGGCTGCGAGGCGGGGTTTTACGTGGACGCCGCCCCGCCCACTCACGCCTTTAACCCATGCGGCCATGTTTGTTCAGACAAGACGGCAGCCTTTTGGAGTCAGATCCCGCTGCCGCACGGCACGCACACCTTCCACGCCGCCTGCCCCTTTTGTGCCCAACAGCTGACTGGTGAGCAGGGCTACGTCAGACTCATCTTCCAGGGGCCCCTCGACTAG